The Mucilaginibacter rubeus genomic interval TAACCTGTTTGAGCCAGGTAAAACCATGCATCTTCCGCTTCCTGATAGTCATTTGAGTACAGGTATCAAAAAAACGGCCTTATCATTAACCGAATTTGTTGGTCACGTTTTTCCTAAGAGTTTTATTGAGGCTATGGCCAATAACGAGATCCTGCAGATTGTGGTGTTCTCTTTGTTTTTTGGCGTTGCTACGGCAGCAATAGGCGAGCAGGGCAAAATAGTGATCAAAGCTATGGACGCTTTTGCCCATGTGATCATGAAGATTACCGGTTATGTGATGAAAATGGCACCTTTAGCGGTGTTTGGTGCTATAACCGCAGTTGTTGCCAAACAAGGGATAGGCGTACTTTCAACTTATGGTATTTTTATCAGTGAGTTTTATTTTTCGCTGATCGTATTGTGGTCGGTGATTATATTGGCGGGATACATTGTATTAAGGAAGCCGGTATTCAGGCTGTTGAACAGTATTAAGGATGCCATGCTGATAGCTTTTAGTACTTCAACAAGCGAGGCAGCCTATCCAAAAGTGTTGGAAGAGCTGGAGAAGTTCGGTTGCAGTAATAAAATAGTGAGCTTTGTATTGCCATTAGGCTATTCATTTAATTTGGATGGCTCTATGATGTACATGACCTTTGCGTCGTTGTTTCTGGCGCAATCATATGATATTCACCTTTCATTCGGGCATCAGTTATCCATGTTGCTGGTATTGATGCTTACCAGTAAAGGCGTGGCAGGCGTGCCAAGGGCTTCGCTGGTTGTAATTGCCGGTACGTTGGCTATGTTCAATATCCCTGAAGCAGGTTTATTTTTGCTGATAGGTATTGATCCATTGTTAGATATGGGACGTTCGGCAACTAACGTACTTGGTAATGCTATGGCCACGGCTGTAGTGAGTAAATGGGAAGGAGAAGAGGTAGGTACTCAAATAATAAAAGAATAAAGCATACCATCGTGGCGAAGAATCATCAGTAAAACGATGGAAAAGGCATTGATGATGTGAAAAATATAGTTTAGGGCCGGTGAGCACAGGCCGCGTTAGGGATTGCAGTGAAAAGCCCACAGCGCGGGTTGGGGTTGCGGGTAGGAAAAGCGAGGACTTGTAACGAAAAGCCCGGGCCGCAGGCAACGCTCATGTTTATTAATAATTTAATAAGCAATAACTTATAATTACGTCATCATAGAGAACGAATATAACTAACCGACTCAATGGAGCGCGTTAATAACTGTAAATTAAATATAGCTATTAATAAGCTTTAACAAGCGGAGCTACTCTGTATAGTTCGCGATTGCTTCGTACCTCACAATGACATAATGAAGATTAATTTTACAAATTCAATAACTCAATAATTATATATGTCTCCCCGTTTAAAAAAGGTGTTTTTAATCATGACCGTAGTAGTACCTTTTATACTATACTGCGTGTATTATTATGGTATGATGATCAAGAATGCGCCATACCGTTTCGTTGATTTTCAATCGATCAGTTTTCAATATGGCCATAAGGATAGCCTGGTAAATAAATATGATTCGCATACCGGCATGTTTCAGTACCTCGACAGGCGCGATTCGCTGGTGAAAGAGCATTTGCGCTTGACTAAAGATGATTTGTTATACCTGCACCGTAAAGCTGCCGATTTAGGTTTTTGGGATTTTCCGTCGAAAGAAATCGGAGATACGTCGAAAGTTGCCGATAGCAAAGCGGTTAGGTATATCATTGAGTTTAAATATAAAGAGAAAACCAAACGTGTGATTTTTGACACAGACTATTTTGGCAATCCTAAATTGATTGATGCCAACCAGCGTTTGATTGCCGAGATTCAGAAAAAATTGACTGACGTAGAGAATCGTGGTAAAAAATAAAATATTGGGATGTTGTTTATTAAATAATCAATCCCTATATTTGCACCTCGAAATTTAAAACAATATTTAACAAACATGTACGCAATAGTAAGTATAGCAGGACAGCAATTTAAAGTTGCCAAAGACCAGCAGATCTTTGTACACAGGTTACAAGGCGATGAAGGCGCTAGTATTGAATTTGACAGTGTATTGTTAGCAGAAAACGAAGGTAAATTCAAATTAGGTTCTGATTTGAAAGGTGCTAAAGTATCGGCTAAGATCGTGTCACATTTAAAAGGTGATAAAGTAATTATCTTCAAAAAGAAAAGAAGAAAAGGTTACAAAAAGAAAAACGGTCACCGTCAGCAATTTACCAAGATCGAGATCACCGGTATTACATTATAATTAAAGGTTGAACCGGAGTTGTTCTGCAATTCCATAAAAGAAATAAAAAATGGCACATAAGAAAGGGGCCGGTAGTTCAAGAAACGGTCGTGAGTCGCATAGCAAACGCTTAGGTATCAAAATTTTCGGTGGTCAACCAGCAATTGCAGGTAATATCATCGTTCGTCAGCGTGGTACCAAACACAATCCAGGTTTAAACGTAGGTCTTGGTAAAGATCATACTTTATTTGCACTGGCTGAAGGTATCGTAGTTTTCAAAAAGAAAGCTGATAACCGTTCATACGTTTCAGTACTTCCGTTTGAAGCTGCTGACGTTGAAGAAGTAGCTGCACCTGCACCAAAAGCTAAAAAAGAAGCTAAAGCTGTTGAAGCTCCTGCTGCTGAAGAAGCTCCAAAAGCAAAGAAAGCTGCTGCACCAAAAGCTAAAAAAGAAGAAGCTGCTGATGCCGCTGAAGAAGTAGCTGAGTAATCAGTTAACAAGTATTAGGATATAAAAAATCCCGGTCAGTTTTGATCGGGATTTTTTGTTTGGTGATTATTTTCAACAAGAAGACCTGAAAGAGTTAAAAGAGCGTCATTGTGAGTGATTTAAATCCGTTGGCCTGTGAAGGAGAAATGAAAAAAGGGCTATCAGTCTGAGCTTGTCGATGCATGACACCCATTTTAAAACATGTCATGGGTAGGTACGAAGCAATCCCAAACTATACAGAGTGGCTCTGGCTATCGGGGATTGCTTCGTTCGCAATGCGTTTTTGTTTATAATATTGCTTTACGAAGCAGGCCTGCTTCTATTCAATAATCAATTTCTTCAGATAATAAGTATCCGGGTCAATAACCGGCATGGTTTTGCTGGTTATGGTGATACCTTTTTTATCAAGCGTATATCTTTTTGTAACGCCATCCGCGGTAATATCAACCGGCAATGGCATGTCGATATTTAATAGTTGAACCTGGTATTTATCGCCACGTTGGGCTTTTACGTGTACTTCCAGTTTATTGATGGAATAAATATACAGATCGAATAACGGCTTTAGATCCTGGCCTGCGGCTTTGCTGAAATATTGGATCACATCATCGGTACTGGCCAAATTACTGTAGGTGTATCGCGGATCGGTAACGAAACCTTTAAGGGTAGGGAAGAAGGTACTATCGCCCATAATATATCTCAGCGTATGCATAAAGAACGCGCCTTTGCCATAGATATCACCGTTATAAGCCGATTCCTCATCGATATCTTTCCCGATAACAAGAGGTATTTTATTACCGAATGATAAAGCGGAATTCTGGAAGAATTTGATATACGCTTTCTCACCTTCAAACTCTCTAACATAAAGCGCGTCGCCGTAAGTACATATTCCTTCGTGGATCCAGTAGTCGGCCCAATCCTTGGCTGTAACTTTGTTTCCCCACCACTCGTGGCCAAATTCATGGTGCATCAGGCCATCGTAATCTTCACCGCCAACTTTGGTGTACCTGAACTTAGCGCCATAGGCATTCATGGTTTGGTGTTCCATACCCAGGTGAGGCGTTTCAACTATGCCTATTTTTTCCTTCGCCCAGGGATATTCGCCAAAGTATTTTTCCTGTTCTTTGATGGTCTTTACAAAAATATCAAGATGGTGCTCTGCTTTAGCTGCATGTTCCTTTAATACATAAAATTTGATAGGTACATTATGACCGTCTACTGTAGTGTACGGACGGGTCACAACGGTATAGTCGCCTGCATTAAACAGTATGCTGTAATTGTTAATGGTGTATTTGGTTTGCCAGTGATATGTTGCTGTTCCCTTTTGTTTGCTTACACCTTTTAATAGGCCCGGGCCTGCAACCACCAGATATTTAGGAACGGTAATGAACATATCCACACCTTCATTGGGTTCATCTGAAGGGTGATCTTTACAAGGGAAATACAATTTACCACCAGTGCCTTCGGCTGTAATGGCCATCCATTGATGCCCGGTTGAGTCTCGTGTCCAGATAAAACCATCGTCCCAAGGCGGTCGACGTGCAACATGGGGTTTGCCGCCATAAATTACTTTTACACTTGCTTTACCGGCAGGCAGTTCTTTAGCAGTATTAATGGTTATCAGGTTGTTCTTGTATTCAAACGGTTCCTGTTTGCCGTTTACCAAGACCTTGTTGATTGACAAAGAATCCAACAGATCAAAAAGTAAAACCCTGGTAGGTTTTGCCATGATCACATCAATTGTAGTAAAACCATCAATGGTTTTTTGCTCCGGATTAACAGCAAGCGAAATGGTATAATGCCGCACATCCATTATGGCTTGCTCTGGTTTCAGTTTTCCTCCTGATGTTAGCGTTTGGGCCTGTAAAATTGCAGCCTGTGTAATAATAGTAAAGAGGGTTAGCAGCGATTTCTTCATTTAATTTTGGTCCTTCGTGAAATTTATGCCAATGGTGTGTTTACTTGGAGGTTTCAGCCATGATTCAGTTAGCTTTTGCGCTATCTAAAACCTGCACTGCCTCCATTGTATAAAACTGTATAGGAACTGAATATTTTGATTTAATAAAATGACCATCGCGCATAGCCGGCACCCATCTTTCTGATAAAGCAATAACCCTTAAGGCTTCTTTATTGAAAGGCTCAGTCATGCCTTTAACCACTTTCAGGTCGGTTAAACGACCGTCGTTTTCAACAAAAAAACTTATGGTAACAATACCTTCTCCGCCGCTTACGTTTTTAGGCCATTTTAAGTTTTTATTCAAAAAATCATGAAAAGCATTATCGCCACCACGAAAGTGAGGCGGCGTAAGTTTTTGGGCATTCACGCTTATTGAACAGATCAGGATGATAAGGATGGGTAAAAGTTTCTTCATCCTTAAATATAAATCAATTCTCCCTCACCAGCAAACCATCCGCAAAATCGCGAAGGTATTGTTTATGGTCTTCGGGTAAATTAATGGCATCAAGGGCAGCAAAAGATTTTTCGGCATAGGTTTGCATGGCTTCTTCCGCATGTTGCCTGATATCAAGCTGGTTGTAAATCTCTGTTATGGCCTTAACCTTTTCTGCATTATCAAACTCGGTGGCATTTAGCCAGTGGTTTAACGTTTGTGCCTGAGCTCCTTTAGCCAGTTCAAGCGCACGGATCAGCAAAAAGGTTTTTTTATTGGAGATGATATCTCCGCCAACCTGTTTGCCGAACTTTTCGGGATCACCGTAAACATCTAATATGTCGTCCTGTAGCTGAAACGCGATACCCAGGTTTGCGCCAAACGCATCAATCAGATCTGCATCGGTTGAAGCAGCCCCGCCAACAATGGAACCAATTTTTAACGTGCCTCCCAATAATACCGCCGTTTTAAGGCGAATCATGTTGATGTACTCTTCAATACTCACATCGTTACGTTGTTCAAAGCTCATATCAATCTGCTGGCCTTCACAAACGCCGGTGGCAGTATCGTTAAAAACGTCAAGCACCTTACGTAAAATGGTGTCGTCAACCTTCATCATCATGCGGTTAGCCTCTACCATCATGGCATCGCCCGAGAGGATAGCCACGTTGGCGTTCCATTTTTCATGTACGGTGGCCTTACCGCGGCGTAAGGGGGCTTTGTCCATAATATCATCATGCATCAGCGTGAAATTATGGAATACCTCAATGGCCAACGCGGGTTCAATAGCCTTTTCAACGTCGCCGCCAAAAAGGTCACAAGCCAGCAGGAGCAGGGCCGGGCGCATGCGTTTGCCGCCAATAGATAAAATATAGCTTATCGGTTCGTACAAATCGGCAGGATAAGCCGGGTAGCTTAGTTTGCCAACTGCATCATTTATCAGTAACTGTAACTCTGTAAGTTGTTTCATTTTTTAAGTGAGTGGTTCATCAAGTTGATTAGGTGAGTAGTTTCTGCTTTTTTTAACTTAATCAACTGCTCACTCAATCAACCATTCACCAATTATCAATCCTGTACCAATATAAAATCTATCTGCTTCTTGGTCAGATCAACCTGTTTTACTTTGATCTTGACTTCATCGCCTAATTGATAGATCTTCTTTTTACGCTGGCCAATGATGGCGTAGTTCTTCTCGTCCAAAGTATAAAAATCGTCGGATATATCGCGCAGGCGGATCATGCCCTCACACTTGTTTTCGATAATTTCTACATACATGCCCCATTCTGTAACACCCGATATGATGCCCATAAAGGTATTGCCAACCTGGTCGCGAAGATACTCAGCTTGTTTGTATTTTACTGAAGAACGTTCCGCATCGGCAGCCTTTTTCTCCATTAACGAGCTGTGCGAACACAGTTTTTCATAAAAATCGGCATTGGCCGATTGTCCGCCGTTTAAATAATGGAACAGCAACCTGTGTACCATCACATCCGGGTAACGGCGAATTGGTGAAGTAAAGTGTGTGTAATGATCAAAGGCCAAACCATAGTGGCTGCTGCTTTTGGTAGTGTATACAGCTTTGGCCATTGAACGTATGGCAAGGTGCGTTAATACGTTCTGCTCTTTTTTTCCCTCAACATCTTCCATCAGGAAATTAAGCGATTTAGCCGTTTCCTTGTCAGATTTGGTGTTGATCTTATACCCGAACCTTGCGGCAAACTGCGCAAAATTAGCCAGAGCGTCGGGCTTAGGCGAATCGTGTACGCGATAAACAAAGGTATATTTATGTTTGCCTTTCCCCATTTTACTTACATGCTCGGCAACCTTACGGTTGGCCAGCAACATGAAGTCTTCAATGAGTTTATGGGCATCTTTACGTTCTTTTACGTATACTCCAATTGGTTTACCGGTTTCATCAAGTTTGAATTTAACCTCGGTAGTTTCAAAGCTAATAGCACCGTTTTTAAACTTACGCTCGCGAAGTTTATAAGCTAACGCGTTTAACTTAAATATTTCTTCCTTAAAGTCGCCTTCGCCGCTTTCTATTACCTCTTGGACCTCTTCATAAGTGAAACGCCTGTCAGAGTAAATGACGGTTTTACCATACCATTCGGTAACGATGTTGGCGTTCTCATCCAGCTCGAACACCGCCGAAAAGCAAAGCTTTTCTTCTTTAGGGCGAAGGGAGCAAAGACCATTTGATAATCTTTCGGGAAGCATTGGTATCACCCGGTCAACAAGGTAAACTGAGGTTGCCCTGTCCAAAGCTTCTTTATCTAAAGCCGAGTCGGGGATAATATAGTGCGATACATCGGCAATGTGAACGCCAACTTCAAAATTGCCGTTTTCCAGTACACGATAGGATAGGGCATCATCAAAGTCTTTGGCGTCAAATGGATCGATGGTGAAGGTGGTAATGTTACGGAAATCGCGGCGTTTGGCAATTTCTTCGGGTGTGATCACGTCTGAAATTTCCTCGGCGTCATGCTCTACTTCGGCAGGGAATGATAACGGAAATCCATATTCGGCCAGGATTGCATTCATTTCCGTATCGTTTTCGCCCTGTGCGCCTAACACATGTTTGATACGGCCTATAGGGTTTTTAGCCTCTGTTGGCCAGTCAGTAATTTCGGCTACCGCTTTGATGCCATTTTTAGCCCCGTTTAACTCGGTGATGGGGATAAAAATATCGTGCATCATCTTGCGATCGTCTGGAATAAAAAAGGCATATCGTTCAGAAAGTTTAACTACGCCGGTAAACTCCATTTTAGCACGATGGATGATCTCGATAACCTCGCCCTCTTTATGCTTGCCTTTACTTTTGGCGTATACGTAAACCTTAACACGGTCGCCGTTAAGCGCGGTGCGGAGTTTGCGAGGGGCGATGAAGATATCGCTCTCAAATTCATCGTCGGTAACTATGAAAGCCGAACCGTCGTTGGTAAGGTCTACCACACCCTCGATAAAGGTTTTAAGTTCAAGTAGCTGAAATTTGCCTGGGGAAATTTCTTTGAGTACTGATTTTTTAACCTCATCTTTTAAGATTTCATAGATGATCTCACGCGCTTCGGAATCACGAACGTTTAGTTTAGCGGAAACCTGTTTATAGTTGAGTGGTGTATTGCCGTTTTGTTCAAATATATCAAGTACCATTTGGGTAAGTACCTGGTGTATAGAAGAGTTGTTTTTCTTACGTTTAGACATAGGATAGTATTTGCATCAAAGATACTGAATTTTGAAGTGCCGGATTGATTCAATTAGCGGCGAGTACACACCGTTTTATCAACCCGGTATCGAGGCTATCAGCCTTTTGGTGTACTCTTCTTTAGGACGGTAATAAATATCATCAGGATAGCCTGTTTCAACTATTTCGCCCTTGTTCATGACCATCATGCGGTCGGAAATATGCTTGATCACAGCCAGGTCGTGGGAGATGAAAATGTAAGTAAGTTTAAGTTCGTCTTGTAGTTCACGAATCAGGTTGAGCACCTGGGCCTGCACCGATACATCAAGCGCCGAAACAGATTCGTCACAAATGATGAACTTGGGCTGAAGTGCCAGGGCCCGTGCTATCACAATCCGCTGCCGTTGCCCGCCCGAAAATTCATGTGGATAACGGTTAAAGTGCGCTGGTTGCAGGTTAACCCGTTCAAGCAACTCAAGCACTTTACGTTTACGGGTGGCATCATTGCTGTAAAACTGGTGCACCTGTAAAGGTTCCATAAGCGATTGCCCAACGGTAAGCTTAGGGTTTAATGACGAATAAGGATCCTGAAAAATAATCTGGATATCTTTCCTGATCTGTCTCAACTCATTCTTTTTAAGCCCGCGAAGATCGGTTCCTTCAAAAGAAACCTTGCCCGACGTAGGTTCTATCAATCTTAAAATACTTCGGCCTAAGGTAGTTTTGCCACATCCAGATTCGCCGACCAGCCCTAACGTTTCTCCCGGATATACATCAAAGCTTACATTGTTTACCGCTTTTACAACATGGTCCTTCCGTTTAAACAAGCCTGTATCTGTAGGAAACCACGTATTTAGTTTTTCGGCCTTTAGCAGCGGCCGTTGCTCATATAGTCTGTGTCTTCTTGCAGCAATTTCGGTGTCCGGATAATGATATAATTCCCTGATGCTTTCAATAGTCACTGCGGGTTTGCCTTCGTCCAGGAAATCGGCCACAACAGGCAGCTTTTTCAAATGCTGCTGAGGGGTAGGGCGGCAGGCCAGTAAGCCTTTAGTGTATGGATGTTTAGCGCTGGCAAAAAGCTCATCTACGGTAGCTTCTTCCACAATTTCGCCTTTGTACATGACCAATACCCTGTCGGCGATTTCCCTGATCACCCCCAAATCATGCGATATAAAGATGAGGCTCATATGCCTTTCAGCCTTAAGCTTGTGCAGGAGCTCGATAATGGTTTTTTGTACCGTAACGTCAAGGGCGGTGGTAGGCTCGTCGGCAATCAGTATCTCCGGGTTGCAGGCCAGGGCCATAGCAATCATTACCCGTTGTTTTTGGCCGCCTGAAATTTGGTGGGGATAGCTGTCGAATATGGCTTCCGGCCGGGGCAATTGAACTTCCTTGAACAGATCAATAGTTCTTTGCTTTGCCTCAGCTTTAGTTACGCCCAGATGCAGCCGGATAGCTTCAGTTAGCTGAAAACCGCAGGTAAGCACAGGGTTAAGCGATGTCATCGGTTCCTGGAAGATCATGGCCACCTGGTTACCACGCACCTGCTGCATCTCATCTTCAGATAGCCTGCACAGACAGACTCCATTTAAAAGCACCGAGCCGTTTATTACAGCCTGATCTTCATTTAGTAAGCGCATCAACGCAAGAGAAGTTACAGATTTGCCGGATCCGGATTCGCCTACAATGCCAATGGTTTCGCCCTTATCAAGCGTAAAGGAAATTCCCTTTACGGCCTCGAACTGGCTTTTGCCATTCTTAAAACTAACCGACAGATCGTTTACTTTAAGCATCAGCCTACAACGGTTATAAATTCGTCAGGAATCAATTCTTCGCCCCGATAACGCCTTAGCAATTGTGCTGTTGCAACCACATCCTTTTGGCAATACGTGCAAATACGTTCCAACTGGTTTTCATGCCAGTAAACACGACCAACATCGCTGCCATCAATATCATCCTTGGAGGTCGGAATATTAAAAATAGTAGTGAGCAGGTTTAAGGAGGTATAATGTTTGTGATCGCCAAATTTCCACAACTCCATGGTATCTAAATGGGCAATCTCCCAGGGCTTTTTACCCGCTATTTGCAGTTGCTGCGGAAAAGGCATGCCGTTCACCAACAGCCTTCGGCAGATATATGGGAAGTCAAACTCCTTACCGTTATGGGCACACAAAACAAGATTAGCGGGCTGACTGAACAACAGGTTTGAAAACTTGGTTAGCAATTCTTTTTCATCGTGCGATGCAAACGACTTTACCCGCAATCCTACGTTTTTTCCCGCTGTAAAAATCCCGGCCGAAATACAAACTATTTTACCAAACTCGGCCCAGATCCCGGCACGCTCGTAATGAACATCGGCAGGTTCGTCTTTGCGTTGATGCCGGGTTTTTAGTTCCCATAAAACCTGCAGATTTTCGGGTAGCTGTTCGTGACTGCTGTACTGTGGTACAGTTTCAATATCAATTACCAGTAAATTATGCAGATCGTACTGTTCAAGCATCCGGTTAAGAATTATGGAGGCAAGATAATGATAGTTTTTATCTTAAGTATGGATACGGCTTTGCATGCTGAATCAATTTTTAAAAATGGTATTTTAATGATGCTTTGAACCATTTAACTTAAAGCCAACACTAATCTGCAATGTTCCGGGATTGGTTTTATAGTTGCCAAAATCAGAAATGACCTGGTAGCCACTAAGGTTTTTTTGGTACACAGCCTCAAATATTAACCTGTTAAACTGAACGCTTACGCCGCCCGATAAGCCGAAGTTTATTTTTTGATCATACCGGGTTGTCTTTATTTTATTTTGGGCATTAGCAAAGTATATAGTGTCAAGATTCATATCCAGCCGCTGTAAATTGGTGTTGCTATTGATTTGTTTAACAGGGAGATTAATAACTGGTCCGCCTTTTATGCTGATATTGTTGTTGATCTTGTACATCACATGGATGGGCACATTTACAAAATAAGCTTTTCGTGAATCGGTTACTTTGACAAATTGTGCAGAATCAACTTGGCTGAAACTCTTATTGTCATATGAGCCACCCAGGTTAAGTGGCGTTAAAAATCGTACCTGCGCGTTTATGGCCCATTTATCGTTTAAATGATAGGTGCCAAATAGCCCGGGATAAATATCAATAGGGAAACTACCATAGATATTCCTGTTTTGCGAACCGGGTGTAAAGCTTCCTGAAGTATTGGCGCCTAATAAAAATCCCCAGTCCATATTAGCGAATACGGTGGATAGCGGCCTTGACGATGAGATTTTACCACCTTTTGCTTTGCCGTTTTTTGTTGATGGATTTTTATTTGCTTTGTTTTTATTGTTTGAGTTTTTGATTTGCCTAACGTTGCCGCGTGCTGCGTAATCAGAACCGGTTATTATAAACTTTGATAAAGACTGATTAGAGAATATTTGAGGCTTAATGAACGAATTATTGTTCATCCCGAATAATTGGGCCATGCTGATTTGGGTAGCCGAAAGCAGCATAATATTGTTATCAGTTGAATTGCTATTTTGCGTTGCACTATCTGACGAGCTTTCTTCAGCCAAAGTGTTCGAGCCTGAAACTGTACCTTGTTGTTTGGTTAGGTTTCCTGTGGATACTTGTAGGTGATTACTTCGGTAATTTCCCGAAGTTAGATAACCAGTACTATTATGATTTGGCGATAAGGTTGAATTTGCCTGTGCGTTACCGCCGTTAATTACTTGCTGGTTTGTTGCCGATTTATTGTTTTTTAAAGCCAGTTTCCCCTGATTATTGTTGCTATTAACCTGGCCCGCAATTGTTATGTTATTAATGCTGTCTGTTTTATTAATGGATGATGTCAATTTCTGTAAAGCGTATAAGCTATCAACTTTGGTGTCGGGATCTACTGAGTCAACAGTCATAGCGGTATTTAAACTGTCTTTGCCTATTGCTTGCCTGTGTTTTTGGGGCTGATGGTGAGATGTATTTTGATGTTGCCTGGTTTTAATAATGTAAATGACAGTACCGGTAACTGTGGCCACAGTTAGCGAGGCTATTAATATCGATGTGGCTTTCATCGCCTTAATAGCTTTTATGGCTTTTGCTATTTTTGAAACATGTGGAGCGGATGTTAAAGGCAACAGGGGCAAATGCTTATCAAGGATAGATTGCATTTCCTGCCATCCGCTTTGAGCTTCAGCATCAACCGGTAGCTGATCGCGTTTCTGCCGCCAAAGATCGGGGTCTTTAAATAAATCTTTCATCGTTTTATTTCACTCCTTTCTTTCGACTGGATGCTGCCTGGTTCAAGCAGCTCTCTTAATTTTTTCTTCGCCTCGGCCAAATGCCAGCGGGATGTACCTTCGCTGATACTAAGTTGTTCGCCTATTTCTTTGTGTGTAAACCCATCAAGTACTGATAGGTTGAAAACAGTTTGGGTAGCAAGGGGCAGGGTACGGATGCTTTGCAGAATATCTTCAAAATAAAGTTTCTCCAGGGCCGAGGGGGAGATGAAATAATCATCATGCTCATGGATATCAAAACTTACGGTGTTAAATTTCAACTCCTTCCTGCACAGGTCAATTGAGGTATAGATCATGATTTTCCTGATCCATCCACCCAACTCGCCTTTTTCGATATCGAAATTATTTACAGACTGGAAAACTTTCAGGAACCCGTTATTGAAGGCCTCTTTAGCCAGTTCTTTATCAGGGACATAACTATTACAAACGCGAAGCATCTCTGCATAAAATAATTTGTACAAGGCTTCCTGCGCCGTTCGGTCGTTATTGATACACCCTTTTACCAGCCTCTCTGTTTGCTTCTTGCTTAGGTTCATTCAAAAAAATCACGT includes:
- a CDS encoding ABC transporter ATP-binding protein yields the protein MLKVNDLSVSFKNGKSQFEAVKGISFTLDKGETIGIVGESGSGKSVTSLALMRLLNEDQAVINGSVLLNGVCLCRLSEDEMQQVRGNQVAMIFQEPMTSLNPVLTCGFQLTEAIRLHLGVTKAEAKQRTIDLFKEVQLPRPEAIFDSYPHQISGGQKQRVMIAMALACNPEILIADEPTTALDVTVQKTIIELLHKLKAERHMSLIFISHDLGVIREIADRVLVMYKGEIVEEATVDELFASAKHPYTKGLLACRPTPQQHLKKLPVVADFLDEGKPAVTIESIRELYHYPDTEIAARRHRLYEQRPLLKAEKLNTWFPTDTGLFKRKDHVVKAVNNVSFDVYPGETLGLVGESGCGKTTLGRSILRLIEPTSGKVSFEGTDLRGLKKNELRQIRKDIQIIFQDPYSSLNPKLTVGQSLMEPLQVHQFYSNDATRKRKVLELLERVNLQPAHFNRYPHEFSGGQRQRIVIARALALQPKFIICDESVSALDVSVQAQVLNLIRELQDELKLTYIFISHDLAVIKHISDRMMVMNKGEIVETGYPDDIYYRPKEEYTKRLIASIPG
- a CDS encoding 3'-5' exonuclease, which codes for MLEQYDLHNLLVIDIETVPQYSSHEQLPENLQVLWELKTRHQRKDEPADVHYERAGIWAEFGKIVCISAGIFTAGKNVGLRVKSFASHDEKELLTKFSNLLFSQPANLVLCAHNGKEFDFPYICRRLLVNGMPFPQQLQIAGKKPWEIAHLDTMELWKFGDHKHYTSLNLLTTIFNIPTSKDDIDGSDVGRVYWHENQLERICTYCQKDVVATAQLLRRYRGEELIPDEFITVVG
- a CDS encoding outer membrane beta-barrel protein, whose amino-acid sequence is MKDLFKDPDLWRQKRDQLPVDAEAQSGWQEMQSILDKHLPLLPLTSAPHVSKIAKAIKAIKAMKATSILIASLTVATVTGTVIYIIKTRQHQNTSHHQPQKHRQAIGKDSLNTAMTVDSVDPDTKVDSLYALQKLTSSINKTDSINNITIAGQVNSNNNQGKLALKNNKSATNQQVINGGNAQANSTLSPNHNSTGYLTSGNYRSNHLQVSTGNLTKQQGTVSGSNTLAEESSSDSATQNSNSTDNNIMLLSATQISMAQLFGMNNNSFIKPQIFSNQSLSKFIITGSDYAARGNVRQIKNSNNKNKANKNPSTKNGKAKGGKISSSRPLSTVFANMDWGFLLGANTSGSFTPGSQNRNIYGSFPIDIYPGLFGTYHLNDKWAINAQVRFLTPLNLGGSYDNKSFSQVDSAQFVKVTDSRKAYFVNVPIHVMYKINNNISIKGGPVINLPVKQINSNTNLQRLDMNLDTIYFANAQNKIKTTRYDQKINFGLSGGVSVQFNRLIFEAVYQKNLSGYQVISDFGNYKTNPGTLQISVGFKLNGSKHH
- a CDS encoding RNA polymerase sigma factor; the encoded protein is MNLSKKQTERLVKGCINNDRTAQEALYKLFYAEMLRVCNSYVPDKELAKEAFNNGFLKVFQSVNNFDIEKGELGGWIRKIMIYTSIDLCRKELKFNTVSFDIHEHDDYFISPSALEKLYFEDILQSIRTLPLATQTVFNLSVLDGFTHKEIGEQLSISEGTSRWHLAEAKKKLRELLEPGSIQSKERSEIKR